Below is a genomic region from Sutterella megalosphaeroides.
GCACGACGTCGCAGCGACCCGCCCGGAACGGGGGAAACGCCCGAAAACGCCCGCGGGGGTTTTCTCATCGTGTTGTTGCCGGGCTTCGGACCGGAGCCCGAGCCCGGTGCGAAGCCCGCCGCGCGCGGTCTCATCACGGCCGCACGCATCGACCGGGGGCCTGCCGTACGGCGCGTCCTCGGGTGGCTTGCGGCGGCGGGTTTTCCCGTTGAGACGGAAGCGCGCCGCTTTTCGCTTGCCGTGTGGCCCGCGGGCGGCTGGAAGCGCGCGGTGCGCGGCCCCGAACAGGTGACGGAACTCGTTCGGGATTCGGACGACTTTGTGCGGCTCCTTGCCGAGCGGCGGCCGTCCCTTCTCGTTCTTGTTTCCTGCTACCTCTTCGACGCTCTGCGGGATCCCGCCCTGACGGACCGCATCGACGCCGCGCTCGGGCGTACGGTCGAGCCCGCGCGGCGCCTCACCTCGACGCGCCTTCGCGTCGAAGGCGAACGGCGCGAACGCGCGCTCGTTCTCGCGTTGCCCGTCCCCGGCCCCAATACGACGCCCGAGTTCGAGCGGGAACTGAGGGACGCCCTGCGGCTCTTTTTCGCAGGGACGCTCGAGGACTGAATTCGACGCTTCGAAGCTCCGAAGAGCTCCTCCGCCCGAAGGTCGCGCGGACCGCCTTCCCTGTAGAATGACGGCCGCTTCGGATGGTCCGAAGCGTTTTTCTTCGAACCTCTGCGAGCACTCATGTCCGACCCCGTCCTCGAGCCCGGCCGAAGCGCCCGGATCGACATCGTCCCCGAAACCGAAACCGCCCTTGAGGCAGAGCCCTTTTCCTCGATCGAGGAAGCCTCGATCGCGCTCGAAGCGCTCGGCGCGAAGCCCCAGCACGTGCGCACGCTCTTTCGCGCGTACCTCGGACGCGCCGCCTGGCCCGACGCGTCGGACGAACGCTTCCCGAAGCGCGTGCGCGAGGGGCTTGCCGCCTGGCGCGCCCGCATGGCGGCGGTTTTGTCGGTGCGCTCCCGCCACCCCGGGGCCGATCCCGAGAGCGAACGTCTTCTCGTGACGCTTGCCGACCGTCAAACGGTCGAGTGCGTGTTGCTGCCGCGACGCGGCGTGTGCGTTTCGACCCAGATGGGCTGCGCCGTCGGGTGCGTTTTTTGCATGACGGGGAAGGGCGGACTCGTGCGGCAGCTTTCGGACCTTGAAATCGCCGCGCAGGCGGCAACGGCCCGAGCCTTGCGGCCCCTTACGAAGAAAATCGTCTTCATGGGGATGGGCGAACCCTCCCACAACCTGAGGAACGTCCTTTCGGCCGTGCGGTTTCTCGCCGAGTACGGCGACTTCGGGCACAAGGACCTCGTCATTTCGACGGTCGGGGACGAGCGGCTTTTCAACGAACTTTTCGCCTCGCGCGTGCGGCCCGCGCTCGCCGTATCGCTTCACGCGATCGACGAAGTGAAACGCCGCACGCTTCTTCCCCGCGGCACGCGCATGACGGTCGAGGCTCTGACGGATGCGGCGGAGCGCTACGCGCGCTTCTCGGGCTACCCCGTGCAGTACGAATGGACCCTGATGGCGGGCGTGAACGACTCGTTCGAAGAAATCGACGAACTCGCGCGACGCCTCTCCGGTCAGTACGCGATGGTGAACTTCATTCCGGTCAACGCCGTCGAAGGGAGCCCCTACCGCCGTCCCGAGCCCGAACATGCCCGGGCGCTCGTCGCGCGCCTGCGCGCGGCGGGGATTGTTGCGACGCTTCGCGACTCGGCCGCCCAGGACGTCGACGGCGGGTGCGGGCAGCTGCGCGCCCGCGTGCTGAAGGAGGAAGGGAAATGACGAACATGACCGACCCGGACAACGACAAAGCGATCGTCGAAACGTCCTCCGAAGCCGACGACGCGACGAACGTCGACGCGCGCCTGCAAGGGCTCGGGAAACTCGTCGACATGCCCGTTGCCCGCGATCGGCGCCGCCGCTACTGGATGGTGTGGTTTCTCTGGGGGATGCTCGGCACGGCCCTCACCTTCGAGGGCGTCAAAGACGGCACGTGGCTTGCGGTCGCGGGGATTTTGGGCGGACCCTTCTGGTTCCTCTTTCTCGTGTGGCCGTTCCTGTGGCTGAGGGACCGGCTGCGGGCCCGATCGCTCTGGGCCGAAGACATGACGGCGCTTCTTCACGATGCGGGGGACGACCCCGACAGCACCTCGACCCTGATCGTCGTGTGGGGGAAGACGGGCGCCCTCGTGCCCGAGTCCGAATGGTGCGGAGCCTTCCCGAGCGTTCGACTCGATGTCGACAAGCTCGAACGCATCGAGGTCGGAACGCTCCCTGGCGTACGCACGGCGGGGTTTCTTGCAAAGGACCTTGTCGCCTGGGCGGCGGAAAAGAACGTTGAAGGGGCCTCGGGCGACTTGCGTGCCGCGCTTCTCTGGTGCGACACGCTCGATCGGGCGACGCGCTGAGCCCCTCCGAGCATCGAAACCGAAAACAAAACGGGCGCTTCCCCGCCGAGGGAAGCGCCCGTTTTTCATCCGGCTTCGGAGCCCAAGCGGCTCGTTCGTCCGGTCGATCCGTCAGTCGTCCTCTCGGAAGGCCTGTTCTCGGCCCGAGCGCACCGACGGGAAGACGACGATCGCAAGGAGCAGCACCGACACCGCAAGGAGCGTGGCGGAAATCGGCGACGCGACGAAGGTCGTGAGGTCGCCGCGCGACAAAAGGAGCGCGCGTCGGAAGTTTTCTTCAAGCATCGGCCCCAGGATGAAGCCGAGCAAAAGCGGCGCACACTCGCAGCCGAGCTTCGCGAAGACGTAGCCGAAAAGGCCGAACCCGATCGTCATCCAGATGTCGAACGTGTTGGCGTTGATCGAATAGACGCCGATCGCGCAGAAGATGAGAATCGCCGGGTAAAGGAGCGGATAGGGAACGCGCAGGAGCCGCACCCAGAGGCCGATAAGCGGCAGGTTGAGGATCACGAGGAAGACGTTCCCGATCCACATCGAGACGATGAGCCCCCAGAAGAGGCCGGGGT
It encodes:
- a CDS encoding RNA methyltransferase; the encoded protein is MSDPVLEPGRSARIDIVPETETALEAEPFSSIEEASIALEALGAKPQHVRTLFRAYLGRAAWPDASDERFPKRVREGLAAWRARMAAVLSVRSRHPGADPESERLLVTLADRQTVECVLLPRRGVCVSTQMGCAVGCVFCMTGKGGLVRQLSDLEIAAQAATARALRPLTKKIVFMGMGEPSHNLRNVLSAVRFLAEYGDFGHKDLVISTVGDERLFNELFASRVRPALAVSLHAIDEVKRRTLLPRGTRMTVEALTDAAERYARFSGYPVQYEWTLMAGVNDSFEEIDELARRLSGQYAMVNFIPVNAVEGSPYRRPEPEHARALVARLRAAGIVATLRDSAAQDVDGGCGQLRARVLKEEGK
- a CDS encoding DUF805 domain-containing protein → MTNMTDPDNDKAIVETSSEADDATNVDARLQGLGKLVDMPVARDRRRRYWMVWFLWGMLGTALTFEGVKDGTWLAVAGILGGPFWFLFLVWPFLWLRDRLRARSLWAEDMTALLHDAGDDPDSTSTLIVVWGKTGALVPESEWCGAFPSVRLDVDKLERIEVGTLPGVRTAGFLAKDLVAWAAEKNVEGASGDLRAALLWCDTLDRATR